The following are encoded in a window of Roseivirga misakiensis genomic DNA:
- a CDS encoding helix-turn-helix domain-containing protein yields MKHVYEFVADRYMEDISLQEVAALTNLTVPSFCRLFKRLTSKTFTRFLNEYRVTKALQLLNSEDCSISSVAFDSGFKSLSYFNRQFKEITGHKPSHYKKAFQHLIVN; encoded by the coding sequence ATGAAGCACGTTTATGAGTTTGTAGCAGACCGATATATGGAAGATATCAGTTTGCAAGAAGTAGCAGCATTGACCAACCTAACAGTCCCATCATTTTGCAGGCTCTTTAAAAGACTCACCTCCAAGACATTTACCCGCTTCTTGAATGAATACCGCGTCACGAAAGCCTTGCAACTTTTAAATTCAGAAGATTGCTCGATATCATCAGTTGCCTTCGATTCGGGTTTTAAAAGTCTGTCTTATTTCAACCGGCAATTCAAGGAAATCACAGGACACAAACCCTCCCACTACAAAAAGGCTTTTCAGCATCTGATCGTGAACTAG
- the hutI gene encoding imidazolonepropionase, protein MQKVFINIGNLAQVRASESNILRGTLMADVPSIDNAWLKTKDGIIEDYGPMTELQEDSAYETIDLNGQMVTPTFVDSHTHLVFAADRDEEFVMKIKGMGYQEIAEAGGGILNSARRLQETPFNELLAGAKRRLEAAISTGTGAIEIKSGYGLTMEAEIKMLQVIAQLKQDFDIPIKSTFLGAHAFPTSDHDKYMDTLLQEMLPEIYSQKLADYIDCFCEKGYFNTDQMCHLLEAGEKYELKPKVHVNQFNAIGGVEKAIEFGAISVDHLEVLPDEEISLLKDSDTIPVGLPGCSFFLNIPFTPARKIIENGLPLVLASDFNPGSAPSFNMSTINSLAAIKMKLLPEEAFNATTHNAAYALELADEVGSITKGKRANFIVGKPGKNLNSISYNFGVDWIESVYINAKKV, encoded by the coding sequence ATGCAAAAAGTCTTTATCAACATAGGTAATCTCGCTCAAGTGAGGGCATCTGAAAGCAATATATTGAGAGGTACTCTAATGGCAGACGTCCCTTCGATCGATAACGCATGGCTCAAAACTAAGGACGGCATCATCGAGGATTATGGCCCAATGACCGAACTTCAAGAGGACTCAGCCTATGAAACGATAGACTTAAATGGCCAAATGGTGACTCCAACCTTTGTCGACTCGCATACACACCTTGTCTTTGCCGCAGATAGGGATGAGGAGTTTGTGATGAAGATCAAAGGAATGGGCTATCAGGAAATTGCCGAAGCTGGCGGCGGCATCCTCAATTCGGCCCGAAGACTACAAGAAACGCCCTTTAACGAGCTATTGGCAGGCGCAAAAAGGCGATTGGAAGCCGCCATTTCTACTGGAACGGGTGCGATCGAGATAAAGAGTGGCTATGGACTCACCATGGAGGCTGAGATTAAAATGCTCCAAGTGATTGCGCAACTCAAGCAAGACTTTGACATACCAATCAAATCGACATTTCTAGGCGCACATGCTTTCCCCACGTCCGACCATGATAAATACATGGATACGCTGCTACAGGAAATGCTACCTGAGATTTATTCGCAAAAGCTAGCTGACTACATTGACTGTTTTTGTGAAAAGGGCTATTTCAATACGGATCAAATGTGCCATCTTTTGGAAGCAGGTGAAAAGTACGAGCTAAAACCCAAAGTACACGTAAACCAGTTCAACGCGATAGGTGGCGTGGAGAAAGCAATAGAATTTGGTGCTATTTCAGTCGATCATCTTGAAGTTTTACCAGATGAAGAGATCAGTTTATTAAAAGACTCAGATACTATTCCCGTGGGATTACCAGGTTGCTCTTTCTTCTTAAATATTCCATTTACACCTGCCCGCAAAATCATTGAAAACGGTTTACCATTAGTACTTGCATCGGACTTTAACCCGGGCTCAGCCCCATCGTTCAACATGAGTACTATCAACAGTCTAGCGGCCATAAAAATGAAACTTTTACCAGAAGAGGCCTTCAATGCTACTACACATAATGCGGCTTATGCCTTAGAGTTGGCAGACGAGGTTGGGAGTATTACCAAAGGTAAGCGCGCCAACTTTATAGTAGGCAAACCGGGTAAAAACCTAAACTCAATTTCTTACAATTTTGGAGTAGACTGGATCGAAAGTGTCTACATTAATGCTAAGAAGGTCTAA
- a CDS encoding MFS transporter produces the protein MIKRIKLLLTHPENKVTAFVFMALAIAFGAFITRLPDIKYRLSLSESELGTALFFLPLGAATLLPFYSKIIARFGERRTTTAAIIVFLVVIILPGLAPSFYGLMAALYLVGLALGLTDVAMNAEAAEIESVKSRSIMSACHGFFSIGGMFGALLGALFIFLKVELTLQMSILAVLLLLFLLPHFKHLIDAEKRQASAGFQLPPIKVIIYAVIGLCVMMSEGGITDWSTIYLRDDLGVSAQFAGFGFAGFSLATALMRFKGDELTGRLGGRFLVILGLVIGIFGLGLTLLNNPILVMLGFSVSGLGYAVIVPILYSATAKIDGLNPSSGIATVASSGYIGMLIGPVIIGFIAEEWGLANGFVFLLGLTIFALLLSLKSFR, from the coding sequence ATGATCAAGCGGATTAAACTTCTTCTGACTCACCCTGAGAATAAGGTAACTGCTTTTGTCTTTATGGCTTTGGCTATTGCCTTTGGCGCATTTATCACCAGACTGCCTGATATTAAATACAGGCTTAGCCTGAGTGAAAGTGAATTGGGTACTGCCTTATTTTTCCTGCCGCTCGGCGCGGCAACGTTACTTCCCTTTTACAGCAAAATTATCGCTCGATTTGGAGAGCGGCGAACTACGACGGCTGCCATAATCGTATTTCTGGTGGTTATCATTCTTCCGGGGTTGGCTCCTAGCTTTTATGGGTTGATGGCGGCCCTTTATTTGGTGGGTCTGGCTTTGGGGCTTACTGATGTAGCGATGAACGCGGAGGCAGCGGAAATAGAAAGTGTAAAATCAAGGTCGATTATGTCGGCTTGCCATGGCTTTTTCAGTATTGGGGGTATGTTTGGAGCACTGCTTGGAGCACTTTTTATATTCCTGAAAGTGGAATTGACATTACAAATGTCCATTCTGGCCGTACTCTTACTGCTCTTTTTACTTCCCCACTTTAAACATCTTATCGACGCTGAAAAGCGGCAGGCTTCGGCTGGTTTCCAGCTTCCACCAATTAAAGTGATTATATATGCTGTGATTGGTTTATGCGTAATGATGAGCGAAGGTGGAATTACGGATTGGAGTACTATTTACTTAAGGGACGACCTTGGCGTGAGCGCACAATTTGCTGGTTTTGGATTTGCTGGTTTTTCCCTAGCCACTGCCTTAATGCGATTTAAAGGAGACGAACTTACTGGTAGACTAGGAGGTCGATTTTTAGTAATACTCGGTTTAGTTATCGGGATATTTGGTTTGGGACTGACACTTTTGAACAACCCAATTTTGGTTATGCTTGGGTTTAGCGTTTCGGGTCTTGGTTATGCGGTTATCGTGCCGATCCTTTACAGTGCTACGGCTAAAATTGATGGCCTGAACCCTTCTAGTGGCATTGCCACGGTAGCATCTTCAGGTTATATCGGTATGCTGATCGGTCCTGTGATCATTGGTTTTATTGCAGAAGAATGGGGTTTAGCCAATGGCTTTGTCTTTCTCTTAGGGCTTACAATTTTTGCCCTGCTGCTTAGCTTAAAGTCGTTCAGATAG
- a CDS encoding VOC family protein → MVLEHVALWTYKLDELKDFYVKYFDGKAGKKYNNVAKKFSSYFLEFESGARLELMQMPKIPAHSYDIRKQFTGLIHIAFGLNSQEEVTKLTERLQRDGFEVIEPLRVTGDGYFESVILDPDENRVELTYKL, encoded by the coding sequence ATGGTGTTAGAACATGTTGCACTTTGGACATACAAGCTTGACGAATTGAAGGATTTCTATGTGAAATATTTCGATGGAAAAGCGGGTAAAAAGTATAACAACGTCGCCAAAAAGTTTTCCTCCTACTTTCTTGAATTCGAAAGTGGTGCAAGATTGGAGTTAATGCAAATGCCTAAGATTCCAGCACATTCTTATGATATAAGGAAGCAGTTCACTGGGTTAATTCACATCGCTTTTGGCCTAAATTCTCAAGAAGAAGTCACCAAGCTTACGGAGCGTCTTCAACGGGATGGTTTTGAAGTGATCGAGCCGTTACGCGTCACAGGAGATGGCTATTTTGAAAGTGTTATTCTAGATCCAGATGAGAATAGGGTAGAGTTGACTTATAAACTATGA
- a CDS encoding response regulator transcription factor, with the protein MGNILLVEDDDSFGYILKEYLEINDFNVEWVQNGELGLQAFKQQVYDLCILDVMMPVKDGFTLAKEIQDHDPDVPFIFLSAKSLKVDRLKGFRLGCDDYVVKPIDEELFIARVKAIVKRVTNDSENQSKNGSYQIGQYHFDYANQLLSIGEQVHRLTTKEARLLQLLCEKKNQVLDRNKALKILWGESDFFNRKSMDVFIHKLRKYLEEDPSVKITNIHGKGFVLEALPN; encoded by the coding sequence ATGGGAAACATACTTTTGGTAGAAGACGACGATAGTTTTGGGTATATTCTGAAGGAATATCTCGAAATCAATGACTTTAATGTCGAGTGGGTTCAAAATGGAGAATTAGGCTTACAGGCGTTTAAACAACAGGTTTATGATCTCTGTATTTTGGACGTCATGATGCCTGTAAAAGATGGCTTTACCTTGGCGAAGGAGATTCAAGATCACGATCCCGATGTCCCATTTATTTTTCTTTCCGCTAAAAGTTTAAAAGTAGATCGGTTGAAAGGTTTTCGCTTAGGATGTGATGATTATGTCGTCAAACCGATCGATGAGGAACTTTTTATAGCCAGAGTGAAAGCCATCGTAAAACGTGTTACTAATGATTCGGAAAACCAAAGTAAAAATGGTAGCTACCAGATTGGGCAGTATCATTTCGATTATGCAAATCAGTTACTTTCTATCGGCGAACAGGTGCATCGATTAACGACTAAGGAAGCTCGGCTTTTACAGCTCCTCTGCGAAAAGAAAAATCAGGTTTTAGATAGAAACAAGGCCCTGAAGATCCTTTGGGGAGAGAGTGACTTCTTCAACAGAAAAAGCATGGATGTATTCATCCACAAGCTCAGAAAATATTTAGAAGAAGACCCATCGGTCAAAATCACTAATATTCATGGTAAAGGGTTCGTATTAGAGGCTTTACCCAATTAG
- a CDS encoding alpha/beta hydrolase yields MKKTYPILALFFALISNTIFGQSQVLESQHFKSQILGTDIYYSVYLPDGYKSNLRFYPIVYLLNGFTGDQTDWIQFGDMQRIVDEGIENGDFPPMIIVMPDGDDRLYMNNHDNSYRYGDMFLEELMPTVEEKFRVRATKEFRGISGLSMGGAGTLRMAMQHPELFSAAAGFSSAVNTDEELLSGGQAGFDGYWGRVLGKGLKGEARLSDHYRKNSILDIVKNGDQRKLNAVRYYFDCGDDDFLAVGNASLHIEMKKRGIRHEYRVRDGAHTWDFWRTSLPIGLKFIGQSFTR; encoded by the coding sequence ATGAAAAAGACCTACCCAATTCTTGCCTTGTTTTTTGCGCTTATTTCAAATACCATTTTTGGACAAAGCCAAGTATTGGAAAGCCAGCACTTCAAGAGCCAAATATTGGGCACCGACATCTATTATTCTGTCTATTTACCCGATGGATACAAAAGCAATTTGCGGTTCTATCCTATCGTCTATCTCTTAAATGGATTCACTGGTGACCAGACAGATTGGATTCAGTTTGGTGATATGCAGCGGATAGTCGATGAGGGCATTGAAAATGGTGATTTTCCACCGATGATCATCGTGATGCCTGACGGCGACGATCGGTTGTACATGAATAACCATGATAACTCTTATCGGTATGGAGATATGTTTTTGGAAGAACTCATGCCGACTGTAGAGGAGAAGTTTCGTGTCAGGGCGACTAAAGAGTTTCGAGGAATTAGCGGACTATCAATGGGTGGTGCTGGTACATTAAGAATGGCCATGCAGCATCCAGAATTGTTCAGCGCAGCGGCAGGCTTTAGTTCAGCGGTTAACACAGATGAAGAGTTACTTTCTGGTGGTCAAGCTGGGTTTGATGGCTACTGGGGTCGAGTTTTAGGAAAAGGGCTAAAGGGTGAAGCTCGTTTATCGGATCACTATCGAAAAAACTCTATTCTGGATATCGTTAAAAATGGTGACCAAAGAAAGCTTAATGCTGTCCGATATTATTTCGACTGTGGCGATGATGATTTCCTTGCCGTAGGGAATGCCAGTTTACATATTGAAATGAAAAAGCGTGGCATTCGACACGAATACAGGGTTAGAGATGGCGCCCACACTTGGGACTTTTGGAGAACTTCCCTACCGATCGGTTTGAAGTTTATTGGGCAAAGCTTCACACGATAA
- a CDS encoding LysR family transcriptional regulator, with translation MEIRHLRYFLALGKELHFGRAADKLFITQPALTKQIQQLEEELDTKLLKRTKRSVSLTPAGEYFMQEAEYLMNHLDRVVDATKRKGEGEEGEIRIGFVGSAMQQIIPSLLERMSLKFPTIHASLDELNNKDQLNAIANDKLDIGFVRLESVHDGYQQKVVMEDSFSLVVSGQHPIQPKDFKHLNQFENESFILFSNDYSQEYYDNIMSIFSDHNFKPKVSHRSVQANSIFRLVERQLGVAIVPSALQGGIDLDVEFISLDHLPQRTKLMAIWNGENRNEALDKVLRLL, from the coding sequence ATGGAAATTAGGCATTTGAGATACTTCTTAGCGCTCGGTAAGGAGCTTCATTTTGGCAGAGCGGCAGACAAATTGTTTATAACCCAGCCGGCCTTGACTAAGCAGATTCAGCAGCTAGAGGAGGAATTAGATACTAAGCTTTTGAAACGTACCAAACGGAGTGTTTCCTTAACCCCTGCAGGGGAGTATTTTATGCAAGAAGCAGAGTATTTAATGAATCATTTGGATCGGGTGGTTGACGCTACCAAAAGAAAAGGTGAGGGCGAGGAAGGTGAAATTCGGATTGGTTTTGTTGGATCAGCCATGCAACAGATAATTCCTAGTTTGCTTGAGCGGATGAGTCTAAAATTCCCCACTATTCATGCCTCACTCGATGAATTGAATAATAAGGATCAATTGAATGCAATTGCCAATGATAAGTTGGATATCGGTTTTGTAAGGCTTGAAAGTGTCCACGATGGTTACCAACAAAAAGTGGTGATGGAAGATTCTTTTTCGTTGGTTGTTTCTGGTCAACACCCGATTCAACCAAAGGACTTTAAGCATCTCAATCAATTCGAAAATGAGTCATTTATCCTGTTTTCCAATGACTATAGCCAAGAGTACTACGACAATATCATGAGTATTTTTTCGGATCATAACTTTAAACCAAAAGTGTCGCACCGATCGGTTCAGGCCAATAGTATTTTTCGATTAGTGGAGCGCCAACTCGGTGTAGCCATTGTGCCTTCAGCCTTACAAGGAGGTATCGATCTGGACGTTGAATTTATCTCGCTCGATCACTTACCACAACGCACTAAATTAATGGCTATCTGGAATGGGGAGAACAGAAATGAGGCGCTAGATAAGGTATTGAGACTGCTCTAA
- a CDS encoding urocanate hydratase: MNDFQQEILEGIPEKLPQAPVFDQQVSRAPKRKDILSEADKKLALRNALRYFKEEWHKELAQEFLEELKRYGRIYMYRFMPKSSIYARPIEEYPGKSLQAKSIMLMIQNNLDPAIAQHPYELITYGGNGAVFQNWAQYRLAMKYLSEMTDEQTLAMYSGHPMGLFPSGTNAPRVVATNGMMIPNYSKPDDWEKFNALGVTQYGQMTAGSYMYIGPQGIVHGTTITVLNAARMKRPNGDFNGLLFVTSGLGGMSGAQPKAAKIAGVVSITAEINPKAAHKRHEQGWVDELVEDLDLLLDKVEAARKAGANTSFAYLGNIVDLWQALADRNVTVDFGSDQTSLHNPCAGGYYPTGMSYEAANDMMANKPEDFKKEIYATLRKHASVVNHHTDNGTYFFDYGNAFLLEAGRAGADIFKDSKAKSGEFKYPSYVQDIMGPLCFDYGFGPFRWVCASGNAEDLDKTDQIAAEVLTQMLNEAPEEIKPQLQDNLHWVKEAKANKLVVGSQARILYADAEGRMRIAAAFNQAIAAGTIGPVVLGRDHHDVSGTDSPYRETSNIYDGSQFTADMAVQNFVGDSFRGATWISLHNGGGVGWGEVVNGGFGMLLDGSEEADKKLRNMLFWDVNNGIARRNWARNPNAMSTIERAMQKEKQLKVTQPNLVDDALLNDLKV, translated from the coding sequence ATGAACGATTTTCAGCAAGAAATTTTAGAGGGAATTCCAGAAAAACTTCCTCAAGCGCCAGTATTCGATCAGCAAGTGAGTCGTGCGCCCAAAAGAAAAGATATTCTTTCCGAAGCTGACAAAAAGCTAGCTCTTCGTAATGCACTGAGATATTTTAAAGAGGAATGGCATAAAGAGTTGGCGCAGGAGTTCTTAGAAGAGTTAAAAAGATACGGAAGAATCTACATGTACAGGTTTATGCCCAAATCTTCTATTTACGCAAGGCCAATTGAAGAATACCCCGGCAAGTCTCTCCAAGCCAAATCGATCATGCTCATGATCCAAAACAACTTGGACCCAGCCATTGCACAGCATCCTTATGAGCTAATTACCTATGGTGGCAATGGTGCCGTTTTTCAGAATTGGGCCCAGTATAGATTGGCAATGAAGTACTTGTCTGAAATGACAGACGAACAGACTTTAGCCATGTATTCTGGTCATCCTATGGGTTTATTCCCCTCAGGGACTAACGCTCCACGAGTGGTAGCGACGAATGGTATGATGATCCCCAATTACTCAAAACCAGATGATTGGGAGAAATTTAACGCACTTGGCGTCACCCAATACGGCCAAATGACAGCAGGTTCTTACATGTACATCGGTCCACAGGGAATTGTACATGGCACCACCATTACAGTTTTAAATGCTGCCCGCATGAAACGCCCTAATGGAGATTTTAATGGACTTCTTTTTGTCACTTCTGGCTTAGGAGGCATGAGTGGCGCACAACCCAAAGCAGCGAAAATTGCAGGCGTAGTTTCAATAACTGCAGAAATTAACCCTAAGGCAGCCCATAAACGACACGAGCAAGGTTGGGTCGATGAATTGGTAGAAGATTTAGACTTATTGTTAGATAAAGTAGAAGCTGCCCGAAAAGCGGGAGCTAATACATCCTTTGCCTATTTAGGGAACATTGTGGATTTATGGCAGGCACTTGCCGATCGCAACGTAACGGTAGACTTCGGTTCGGATCAAACCTCTTTGCATAATCCTTGTGCAGGAGGTTACTACCCGACGGGGATGTCTTACGAAGCAGCCAATGATATGATGGCCAATAAGCCTGAAGACTTCAAAAAAGAAATTTACGCCACCCTTAGAAAACATGCATCGGTAGTAAATCATCATACGGACAACGGCACTTACTTCTTCGATTATGGAAATGCCTTTTTGCTCGAGGCAGGTCGAGCAGGAGCAGATATTTTCAAAGATTCAAAGGCTAAATCGGGTGAATTTAAATACCCATCTTATGTACAGGATATTATGGGGCCTCTATGCTTTGATTATGGGTTTGGGCCCTTCCGTTGGGTTTGCGCCTCGGGTAATGCCGAAGACCTAGACAAAACAGACCAAATTGCAGCTGAGGTACTAACGCAAATGCTCAACGAAGCACCAGAAGAGATCAAGCCTCAATTACAGGACAATTTACACTGGGTAAAAGAGGCTAAAGCCAATAAATTAGTCGTTGGTTCGCAAGCCAGAATATTATACGCTGACGCGGAAGGGCGAATGAGAATTGCAGCGGCCTTTAACCAAGCTATTGCAGCTGGAACAATTGGACCAGTTGTTTTAGGTCGAGATCATCACGACGTCTCAGGAACAGATTCACCGTACCGAGAAACTTCTAACATCTACGACGGCTCTCAATTTACTGCGGATATGGCGGTACAAAACTTTGTAGGCGATTCATTCAGAGGCGCTACGTGGATTTCCTTACACAATGGCGGTGGAGTTGGCTGGGGTGAAGTTGTAAACGGTGGCTTTGGCATGTTACTCGATGGATCAGAAGAGGCTGACAAAAAACTTAGAAACATGCTCTTTTGGGATGTAAACAATGGAATTGCCAGAAGAAACTGGGCACGGAACCCTAATGCCATGAGCACTATTGAAAGAGCCATGCAAAAAGAAAAACAACTGAAAGTTACTCAGCCAAACTTGGTTGATGATGCTTTGTTAAATGACTTAAAAGTTTAG
- a CDS encoding cupin domain-containing protein, with product MRPLVEKISPDVGSSFHIQKYVTKHECALDYWHHHPEYELVYVHQGKAELCIGNYLSNFQDGVLLFIGPNIPHQPFLKSGEDHNFEIVLQLKEDFMGEGFFEKPELAQIKQLFERAKQGIIFGKETKERSEEMLLNILTADPFKRLVLLLDFLHELTTSSDYKIINSNAASLAI from the coding sequence ATGCGGCCTTTAGTCGAAAAAATATCGCCTGACGTCGGGAGCTCTTTTCACATCCAGAAATATGTGACCAAGCACGAGTGTGCTTTGGACTATTGGCACCACCACCCCGAGTACGAACTCGTTTACGTTCACCAAGGGAAGGCAGAACTTTGCATCGGCAATTACCTATCGAATTTTCAAGATGGTGTTTTGCTTTTTATTGGCCCCAATATTCCTCATCAGCCCTTTCTGAAATCTGGCGAAGACCACAACTTCGAAATCGTTCTTCAGCTGAAAGAAGATTTTATGGGAGAAGGATTTTTTGAAAAGCCCGAGCTGGCACAAATCAAGCAGTTATTTGAACGTGCGAAACAAGGAATAATCTTTGGGAAGGAAACTAAAGAGAGATCCGAGGAAATGCTTTTAAATATCTTGACTGCCGACCCTTTTAAGCGACTGGTCTTGTTACTCGATTTTTTGCATGAATTGACCACATCTTCTGACTACAAAATCATTAATAGCAACGCGGCTTCTCTGGCGATCTGA
- the hutH gene encoding histidine ammonia-lyase: protein METFNYGIDRLTNSLALKIAQGEVKGILSEIAEAKVLKSAQHVQDITEKGTTVYGINTGFGPLCTTLISEEDTKTLQYNILKSHSVGVGKPISNQLSKLMMILKVHSLAQGFSGIQLATLKRIIWHIDNDALPLVPEQGSVGASGDLAPLAHLFLPLIGLGEVHYQGEKLTGPELFQKAALEPVNLGPKEGLALINGTQFIAAHAIEVVDKLHNCLTHADIIGAMMIEALQGSIKPFSPELHALRPFNGNIHVAHRVKAMLTGSQILEAHVDCDRVQDPYSLRCIPQVHGTSRNTWSHLKTLTEIELNAVTDNPIIFSPEDTISGGNFHGQPLALPLDYAALAASELGNISDRRIYLSLEGKIAGLPQLLMKDTGINSGFMLPQYTSAALVSENKSLCFPASADSVPTSLGQEDHVSMGSISGRKAMQIINNLEQILAIELLCAAQAFDFRRPLKSSTILEACHAHTRSKIDHAEKDRIFAKDIEKAHAIIESRELPKHCNATLESEFQNEFEQY, encoded by the coding sequence ATGGAAACATTCAACTATGGTATCGATCGTTTGACAAATAGCCTTGCCCTAAAAATAGCGCAAGGCGAAGTCAAGGGTATTTTGTCTGAAATTGCCGAAGCCAAAGTCTTAAAAAGTGCTCAGCATGTGCAAGACATCACTGAAAAGGGAACTACGGTTTATGGCATAAATACGGGTTTCGGGCCACTTTGCACAACACTCATTTCGGAAGAAGATACGAAGACGCTTCAGTACAATATCCTGAAAAGCCACAGCGTAGGTGTGGGGAAACCCATTTCAAATCAGCTGAGTAAACTGATGATGATTTTGAAAGTCCACTCCTTGGCACAGGGCTTTTCTGGTATTCAGTTAGCCACCCTGAAAAGAATAATTTGGCATATTGATAATGATGCACTCCCTTTAGTTCCCGAGCAAGGTTCTGTGGGAGCTTCAGGAGATTTAGCCCCATTAGCGCACCTTTTCTTACCATTGATTGGACTGGGCGAAGTACACTACCAAGGTGAAAAATTAACAGGGCCAGAACTCTTTCAAAAAGCAGCGCTTGAGCCAGTAAATCTTGGTCCAAAGGAAGGATTAGCGCTCATTAACGGCACACAATTCATTGCCGCACACGCTATAGAGGTAGTAGATAAACTGCACAATTGCCTTACCCATGCCGATATTATCGGGGCCATGATGATTGAGGCGCTTCAAGGATCAATCAAGCCATTTAGTCCAGAACTTCATGCGCTCAGGCCGTTCAACGGTAATATCCATGTAGCCCATCGGGTAAAAGCCATGCTCACAGGCTCTCAAATATTAGAAGCTCATGTAGACTGCGATCGTGTACAGGACCCCTATTCTTTACGCTGCATTCCGCAGGTTCATGGCACATCGCGAAACACTTGGTCGCATTTGAAAACATTGACGGAAATTGAACTTAATGCGGTCACAGATAACCCCATCATCTTCAGCCCAGAAGACACTATAAGTGGCGGTAATTTCCATGGGCAACCACTAGCGCTACCATTGGACTATGCGGCACTCGCAGCCTCGGAGTTAGGCAATATTTCAGACCGACGTATATACCTCTCTTTAGAAGGGAAAATTGCTGGCCTGCCACAGCTACTCATGAAAGACACTGGTATAAATTCAGGCTTTATGCTACCTCAGTATACTTCGGCGGCACTCGTAAGCGAAAATAAGAGCCTATGCTTTCCTGCCAGTGCGGATAGTGTACCTACTTCTTTGGGACAAGAAGATCACGTGAGTATGGGGTCGATTTCTGGTAGAAAAGCCATGCAAATCATCAATAATCTTGAGCAAATCTTAGCCATAGAATTACTTTGTGCTGCACAGGCATTTGACTTCCGAAGACCATTAAAATCAAGCACAATTCTAGAGGCTTGCCATGCACACACGAGAAGCAAAATCGATCACGCCGAAAAAGATAGAATCTTCGCAAAAGACATCGAGAAGGCACATGCCATTATAGAATCTCGAGAGTTACCCAAGCACTGCAATGCAACGCTAGAAAGTGAATTTCAAAACGAATTTGAACAGTATTAG